CACGGCGACCCGCTGCCCTGGCAGGATCTGCGTGCGGCGTTCACCGAGCGCGGTTGGCTGGACATGACGCACATCCGCCGCGAGTTCGATGTGGCCGGGCTGCGGATCGCCGCCGCCGGGGTGGACGACCCGCACCTCAAGCGGGACCGCTACGAGACGATCGCCGGCCCGGCCAGTCCGACCGCGAACCTGACCCTGGGTGTCACGCACTCCCCCGAACCGTGGGTCCTGGACCGCTTCGCCGCCGACGGCTATCAGCTGGTGATGGCCGGCCATACCCACGGCGGCCAGCTGTGCCTGCCGTTCTACGGCGCCATCGCGACCAACTGCGAGCTGGACCGCTCGCGGGCCAAGGGCCCGTCGCAGTGGGGTGCGAACATGAAGCTGCACGTGTCGGCGGGCATCGGCACCTCGCCGTACGCGCCGGTGCGGTTCTGCTGCCGTCCGGAGGCCACCCTGCTCACCCTGGTGGCCAGCCCCACCGGGGGCCCGGCGGTGGGTACCCACGTCGGACAGGCACATCCGACCGTATCGGCACGGTGAGCGCCGGAGGCGACATCGCCTGTGGCGGGCCTCGGGACTGGGTGGACAACGCCGTCCGGTTGATCGAGGCCGATGCCCGGCGCAGCGCCGACACCCATCTGCTGCGCTACCCGCTGCCGTCGGCGTGGGCCGCCCGCCACGATGTGGCGCTGTATCTCAAGGACGAGACCACCCACGTCACCGGCAGCCTGAAGCACCGGTTGGCGCGTTCGCTGTTCCTCTACGGCCTGTGCAACGGCTGGATCGGTGAGGGCACCACGGTCATCGAGGCGTCCTCGGGATCCACCGCGGTATCCGAGGCGTACTTCGCCGCGCTGCTGGGGCTGCCATTCATCGCCGTGATGCCCCGCTCGACCAGTGCAGCCAAAATCGCGCTGATCGAATCACAGGGTGGCCGTTGCCATTTCGTCTCTTC
This region of Mycolicibacterium diernhoferi genomic DNA includes:
- a CDS encoding metallophosphoesterase, which translates into the protein MSHVRNTAAIAAGTLAAGIGYASLIERNAFALREVTMPVLTPGSTPLRVLHLSDLHMLPRQRRKQAWLRELASLQPDFVVNTGDNLSHQKAVPAVVQALGDLLSVPGVFVFGSNDYFAPRPKNPANYLFNKKRRIHGDPLPWQDLRAAFTERGWLDMTHIRREFDVAGLRIAAAGVDDPHLKRDRYETIAGPASPTANLTLGVTHSPEPWVLDRFAADGYQLVMAGHTHGGQLCLPFYGAIATNCELDRSRAKGPSQWGANMKLHVSAGIGTSPYAPVRFCCRPEATLLTLVASPTGGPAVGTHVGQAHPTVSAR